In Cyprinus carpio isolate SPL01 chromosome B7, ASM1834038v1, whole genome shotgun sequence, a genomic segment contains:
- the arl2 gene encoding ADP-ribosylation factor-like protein 2 codes for MGLLTILKKMKHKEREMRLLMLGLDNAGKTTILKKFNGEDVSTISPTLGFNIKTLEHRGFKLNIWDVGGQKSLRSYWRNYFESTDGLVWVVDSADRLRLEDCRKELSTLLLEERLAGATLLVFANKQDLRGALSKDDIREVLALDDIKTHHWCILGCSAVTGENLLTGVDWLLDDIAARIFTAD; via the exons ATGGGTTTACTGACGATCTTGAAGAAGATGAAGCACAAGGAGCGCGAAATGCGTCTACTGATGCT AGGTCTTGACAATGCTGGAAAAACAACCATCCTGAAGAAGTTTAACGGCGAAGATGTCAGCACGATCTCTCCAACATTAGGCTTCAACATAAAGACACTCGAGCACAGAGG GTTTAAGCTGAATATCTGGGATGTGGGTGGCCAGAAGTCATTGAGATCATACTGGAGGAATTATTTTGAGAGTACAGATGGACTGGTGTGGGTAGTGGACAGCGCTGACAGATTGAGACTGGAGGACTGCAGGAAAGAGCTGAGTACTTTATTACTAGAGGAG CGATTAGCGGGAGCTACTCTGTTAGTTTTTGCCAACAAACAGGACCTACGTGGTGCTTTATCAAAAGATGACATTCGAGAG GTTTTAGCCCTTGATGACATTAAGACCCATCACTGGTGCATTTTGGGATGCAGTGCTGTTACAGGTGAGAACCTGCTAACAGGTGTGGACTGGCTACTTGATGATATAGCAGCTCGGATCTTCACAGCTGACTGA
- the ppp2r5b gene encoding serine/threonine-protein phosphatase 2A 56 kDa regulatory subunit beta isoform has product METPTKLPPSSPSSPTTGFSVPSAEKVDGFPRRSMRRARQRRSHSSSQFRYQSSQVELTPLPLLKDAPVAELHDLFCKKLQQCCVLFDFLDCVADLKGKEIKRAALNELVESVATSRGVLIEPLYPEAIKMISVNIFRTLPPSENPEFDPEEDEPALEASWPHLQLVYEFFLRFLESPDFQPSLAKRYVDQKFVLQLLELFDSEDPREREYLKTILHRVYGKLLGLRAYIRKQINNIFLRFIYETERFNGVAELLEILGSIINGFALPLKSEHKQFLVRVLIPLHTAKSLSIFHAQLAYCVVQFMEKDATVTEHIIRGLLRYWPKTCTQKEVMFLGEIEEILDVIEPSQFIRVQEPLFKQIAACISSPHFQVAERALYFWNNEYILSLIEENCQVILPLVFGTLYRVSKEHWNQTIISLIYNVLKTFMEMNSKLFDDLTASYKVEKQKELKKEKERVELWRNLEDLQEQRLQSLTEASRNQKNLQERENTTKSQSETSAANTT; this is encoded by the exons ATGGAGACCCCTACGAAGCTACCTCCGTCGAGCCCATCATCGCCGACCACGGGCTTCTCTGTACCGAGCGCGGAGAAGGTAGACGGCTTCCCCCGCCGCTCGATGCGCCGTGCCCGGCAGCGACGGTCCCATAGCTCCTCACAGTTCCGCTATCAGAGCTCCCAGGTGGAGCTCACGCCGCTGCCCTTACTTAAAG ATGCTCCAGTGGCAGAACTTCATGACTTGTTCTGTAAGAAGCTGCAGCAGTGTTGTGTGCTTTTTGACTTTCTGGACTGTGTCGCCGACCTGAAGGGGAAAGAGATCAAACGTGCTGCGCTGAACGAGCTTGTGGAGAGCGTGGCCACCAGTCGCGGAGTCCTCATCGAACCCCTGTACCCAGAGGCTATTAAGATG ATCTCCGTGAACATTTTTCGAACCCTCCCACCCAGTGAGAACCCTGAGTTTGACCCTGAGGAGGATGAACCAGCTCTGGAAGCCTCCTGGCCTCACTTACAG TTGGTGTATGAATTCTTTTTACGCTTTCTTGAGAGTCCTGATTTCCAGCCTTCTCTTGCCAAGCGCTACGTGGACCAGAAGTTTGTTCTACAG ctGCTGGAGTTATTTGACAGCGAAGAccccagagagagagaatatCTGAAGACTATCCTGCACCGCGTCTATGGCAAACTTCTGGGCTTGAGGGCCTACATCCGCAAACAGATCAACAACATCTTCCTCAG GTTCATCTATGAAACTGAGCGTTTCAATGGAGTTGCTGAGCTTTTGGAAATTTTGGGAAG tATCATAAACGGCTTTGCTCTGCCTCTCAAATCAGAGCACAAGCAGTTCCTGGTGAGGGTCCTGATCCCCCTGCACACTGCCAAGTCTCTCTCCATTTTTCATGCGCAG CTGGCTTACTGTGTGGTGCAATTCATGGAGAAGGATGCCACAGTCACAGAACAT ATCATCAGGGGGCTGCTGAGATACTGGCCTAAAACATGCACTCAGAAAGAG GTGATGTTCCTGGGGGAGATCGAGGAGATTCTGGACGTGATTGAACCATCTCAGTTTATCCGTGTGCAGGAGCCTCTATTCAAACAGATTGCTGCCTGCATCTCCAGCCCTCATTTCCAG GTTGCAGAGCGGGCTCTGTATTTCTGGAATAATGAGTACATTCTGAGTCTAATAGAGGAGAACTGCCAGGTCATCCTGCCTCTGGTCTTTGGCACACTGTACAGAGTTTCCAAAGAGCACTGGAACCA GACGATCATCTCTCTTATTTACAATGTGCTGAAGACGTTCATGGAGATGAACAGCAAGCTCTTTGATGATCTCACTGCCTCCTACAAAGTGGAGAAACAGAA GGAGCTGAAGAAAGAGAAGGAGCGAGTGGAGCTGTGGAGGAACTTGGAGGATCTGCAGGAGCAGCGGCTGCAGAGTCTGACCGAGGCCAGCAGAAACCAGAAGAACCTGCAGGAGAGAGAGAACACAACCAAGAGCCAGTCAGAGACCAGTGCTGCCAACACCACCTAA
- the LOC109093068 gene encoding glycoprotein hormone beta-5-like, whose product MYPDHFLVYAVTFLLLFPGFYSTMAVTTLQSFRGCAVRDFAFLAKKPGCRSLRINTEACWGRCHTWERPVPEPPYIQRHHRVCTYSRTRHLTARLPGCRPGVSPIYHYPQALQCDCTYCSTNHTECETF is encoded by the exons ATGTACCCTGACCACTTCTTAGTGTATGCTGTGACCTTTCTGCTCCTGTTTCCTGGGTTTTATTCCACCATGGCTGTGACGACCTTGCAGAGTTTTCGTGGCTGTGCAGTACGTGATTTTGCTTTCTTGGCAAAGAAGCCAGGATGCAGGAGTCTGCGAATAAACACTGAGGCATGCTGGGGCCGCTGCCACACCTGGGAG AGGCCAGTTCCAGAGCCACCGTATATCCAGAGGCACCACCGTGTCTGTACCTACAGCCGAACACGGCACCTGACAGCACGTTTACCAGGCTGTCGCCCTGGCGTCTCCCCAATCTATCATTACCCTCAGGCCTTACAGTGTGACTGCACCTACTGCTCCACAAACCACACAGAGTGTGAAACCTTTTaa
- the batf2 gene encoding basic leucine zipper transcriptional factor ATF-like, whose amino-acid sequence MPAAVMDNFDRGSPFSQSDSQSPLDWSTQSDDHRHHRRDKNRDAARKSRRKQTEKADMLHEELQTLEQSNAAFIKEIAELKKELQFYTTALEQHIPHCTKLCPFEPSVSVTGGPSTATPSTSDITFNSDPDLLPELAFLPDTNSVDLSLTDLLDSGDWCPWDSVNGNGCLQQF is encoded by the exons ATGCCAGCTGCTGTCATGGACAACTTTGACCGGGGAAGTCCTTTCTCTCAAAGTGATTCGCAAAGTCCTCTTGATTGG AGCACACAGTCAGACGACCACAGGCACCATCGCAGAGACAAAAACAGAGATGCAGCTCGCAAGAGTCgcagaaaacagacagaaaaggcAGACATGCTGCATGAG gAACTCCAAACCCTAGAGCAGTCTAATGCAGCATTCATAAAAGAAATCGCTGAACTGAAGAAGGAGCTTCAATTCTACACCACAGCCTTGGAACAACATATACCTCACTGCACTAAACTGTGTCCATTTGAACCATCAGTTAGTGTTACAGGAGGACCGTCCACAGCTACGCCCTCTACCTCAGATATCACCTTCAACTCGGACCCCGACCTCTTGCCGGAACTTGCGTTCTTACCAGACACTAATTCAGTGGACTTATCTCTTACAGACCTCCTCGACAGCGGTGATTGGTGTCCATGGGACTCAGTGAATGGAAATGGGTGTCTACAGCAGTTTTGA
- the gpha2 gene encoding glycoprotein hormone alpha-2, whose amino-acid sequence MFRCVTSVLAVLMLPVVLLVLLMPISWSFPALTPGCHLHPFNVTIRTDKRGTCRGTQLVYACVGYCESSAFPSRYSVLLASNFTRNITSASRCCTISKDAKIKVRLHCPRGRHHDDFEILTARACRCNMCHKSRY is encoded by the exons ATGTTCCGCTGCGTTACATCTGTTCTGGCAGTGCTCATGTTGCCTGTGGTTCTGCTGGTGTTGCTAATGCCTATTAGCTGGAGTTTTCCAGCACTGACCCCTGGCTGCCACCTTCACC CATTCAACGTGACCATACGTACAGACAAGCGAGGGACCTGTCGAGGAACTCAGCTGGTGTACGCTTGCGTGGGCTACTGTGAGTCCAGCGCTTTCCCCTCTCGCTATTCTGTGCTGCTGGCCTCCAACTTCACCCGCAACATAACGTCTGCTTCCCGCTGCTGCACCATTAGCAAGGACGCCAAG ATCAAAGTTCGTCTGCACTGTCCTCGAGGCCGTCATCATGATGACTTCGAGATCTTGACTGCGCGTGCCTGTCGGTGCAACATGTGCCACAAATCCCGTTACTGA